In the genome of Nitrospirota bacterium, the window CAGGACCTACCGCTTCGGCATGGGCCTGCCGCTGGTAAAGCAGATCGTGGTCGAGCACCTGGGAGAGGTGGAAGTGGAAAGCGCAGCAGGGAAAGGAACGACCTTCCGGCTCGTCTTCCCTGTACGGTGGATGGAAAAGAGCCGGTAGGTCATTGCAGCTACTGAGCGGGTCAGCGTCCGGAA includes:
- a CDS encoding ATP-binding protein, with protein sequence MFHRFSILYYTHRRRCCKPIDPPLSYAITGAGIPRDIVDNIFDPFFTTRTYRFGMGLPLVKQIVVEHLGEVEVESAAGKGTTFRLVFPVRWMEKSR